The sequence below is a genomic window from bacterium.
GCTGGCCGTCCACTATCCGGCCGGGGACCCCTTCATCGGCTACCTGCGCGAATACCTCGACAAGAAGCAGCGCCACCGCCTGCAGTACGCGCTGAGCTGGCAGGAGCTGAAGCCGGGCGCCAGCGTGGAGCTGGAGGTCACGCGGCGCGCCACGCGGGTGACGGCCTTCGCGGTCGACCACACGCGCGGCTGGCAGAGCCTGGGCTATCGCATCGAGGAGCGGCGGCAGGCCCTGCGGCCCGAACTCGCGGGCGCGGATCCGCGGGAGGTCAAGGCGCTGATCCACGCGCGCGGTCGCGAGGCCGTGGTGGAGACGGTCTGGCACCCGCTGCTGGTCTACACCGGGGACACCCAGCCGCTCGCCGATCCCGCGCCCTGCCGCGGCGCCGACCTCCTGCTCATCGACTCCACCTACCTCGACGCCGAGGAAATGGCGGGCAGCCGCCATGCCAACGTGGACGCGAGTTTAGCCACCGCGGCCGCCGCGGGCGTCAAGCACCTCGTGCTGATCCACATGTCGGGGCGGCACCTGAAGCGGGAGATCCTCGACGCCATCGACCGCGCCGCGGCGCGACACGGGCGACCGCCGCGCCTGGGCTACTTTTTCGAGGGGCGCTACCTGGAGCTGCGCGGCAGCGAGAACGGCGACGGGGACGGCACCCTCAGAGACTGAGGAGCTGGCCTGCCGTCGCCTCGGCGAGGAAGCTCGCCGCGCCGGCGATACCGTCGACCCGCTCCGCCAGTGCCTGCGCATCCAGGCCCATCATCTGGATCGTTGCCGAGCAGGCGTAGAGCTTGAGCCCTTGGCGCCGCAGCCCCTGCAGGCTCTCGGCGATGGGCGGCTGGCCGGCCAGCGCGGCGGCGGCCGCCGCCGGCACGCCGGCGGGCAAGGGCGCCGCATCCAGGGTGCCGGCCGCGAAGCGGCCCATCGCCTCCCAGGTGAGGAAGAGGCTGGCCGGGCGACCCAGGGCGAGCGCGGCGGCAGCGAGGTTGAGGGCGGCCAGCGCGCGATCGCGGCTGCCGCTGATCAGCAGGATGCTCAGGCTGGGGGCGTTCGCGTCGACCATTCCCACCTCCGGGCGCTCCGGACTCCTTCTGCAAGCGACTTCGAAGCGGAGCGAGCGGGAGGGCCGCAGCACCGGCTCTACGTCAGATGTTCTTCAACACCGCGCTCTGCAGCGTGATGTAGTGGGCGTTGCCCGCCGTGATGATGCGCGTTTCGCGGCGATCCTCACGCGGGTTGCGCCGGTCGATCAGCAGGAAGGGGCGGGCCGCCAGGCGCATGTCGATGATCGCCCGCTCGCTGGCGCCGGCCGCCATGTCGAGGATCTCCTGGATCTCGGGCTTGATGCTGGCGCGCGCGATCGCGAAGCTGAAGTCGCTGGTGCCGATCAGGTAGCGGTCGATGTCGTTCGTCACGTTGCCCGTGACGCTCACCGTCTGGCCGAGCATCCAGCCGAAGGTGCCGTCCTCCTCGGGATCGGCGTCGCGTACGCGGACATAGGCGCCCTGGGCTTCGGTGTCGAGCGCGTCCACGCGGTGGGGTGCGGCGCCGGCCACGGGCACCTTGCCGAGGTAGCGCAGCTCGCCCTTGGGCGCGACGAGGTCCTCGCCCACGTAGATGCCGGCGAGCGTCAGCGCTCCCTGCCGCGTGTCCACGCGCAGGGTGACGGGCGCGTTGTCGTGCGCCTCGATGGAGGCCTTCAGGTTGCCGATGCCGTCGATCTGCACGAAGAAGCCGCCTTCGAGGATCACCCGATTGCCGCGGATGTAGAGGGGCCGCTTGATGATCAGCTTCGACTGGTGCGTGTAGGCGGGCCTGATGAAGGTGGCCAGGTAGTTCTGGCCGACATGGGGCGTCTCGGCGGTCTTCATGATCGCCTGCAGGCTGCGCGGAACGTAGTGGTCGGCCCGGGCGATGTAGACCGCGCGGGCGACGATCGCGAGCAGCACGAGCGCGCCGAGGCGCAGGCCCAGCCCCTTGGCCAGCGCCTTCGGGCCCTGCTTGTAGAAGGGCAGGTTCGACTCGATGATGTGGGTGAGTTCCTCCGTGAACTGGTCCTCGAAGGTCAGGGCGCGGCGGGCCTGTTCCGTGCTCGGCAGGTGCTCGGCGCCGATCTCGAGCGCGGCGCCCTTCGTCTCGTCGATCAGTTCGCGCAGCCGGACGAGGCGGCCCACCTGGCAGGTGAAGCAGAGCTCGGGGCCGGTCGCGCCCTTCTTCACGAAGTACTCGTCGTTGCGGAGATCCTCGTAGCCCTCCATCCGCCGCAGGGCCTCCTCGCCGCGGAAGAGGTTCAGCTTCTCCTGCAGCAGCTTCTCATCCTTGCCGCTGAACGCGCGGATGCGGACCTGGTAGTCCTGTCCCTGCTTGTAGATAGAGATCCGCATGCGGGATTCGGCCATCGGGCGCACCTCCGCCTTCCAGGGCTAGGCTGCGTGGGGCGAGGGGGGAGTCGTAAGCCGGGGCAGTCTAGCGCAGGGTTTGCGCGAATGCAACC
It includes:
- a CDS encoding MBL fold metallo-hydrolase, whose translation is MGCKPCQDAGRRFRALRCRARLAKVLPMHNILAGYSKALYASWFYYKPARLLLDAGEGIIHSLGKRIFGIRKVFLTHGHEDHIAGLPSLVNLRNLSNGDREIPLAVHYPAGDPFIGYLREYLDKKQRHRLQYALSWQELKPGASVELEVTRRATRVTAFAVDHTRGWQSLGYRIEERRQALRPELAGADPREVKALIHARGREAVVETVWHPLLVYTGDTQPLADPAPCRGADLLLIDSTYLDAEEMAGSRHANVDASLATAAAAGVKHLVLIHMSGRHLKREILDAIDRAAARHGRPPRLGYFFEGRYLELRGSENGDGDGTLRD